The proteins below come from a single Agrobacterium vitis genomic window:
- a CDS encoding ArsR/SmtB family transcription factor yields MTTIDPFSAIADPNRRHLLEELRRAPRTVNDLAKGLPISRPAVSQHLKALLDCNLVTVATQGTKRIYSVNHSGFNRLNLWLDQFWN; encoded by the coding sequence ATGACGACAATCGATCCATTCTCGGCCATTGCCGATCCCAACCGACGCCATTTGCTGGAAGAGTTACGCCGTGCACCGCGCACGGTGAACGATCTGGCCAAGGGCCTGCCGATCAGCCGGCCGGCCGTCTCACAACATTTGAAGGCCCTGCTGGATTGCAATCTGGTGACAGTGGCCACCCAGGGCACCAAGCGGATCTATTCGGTCAACCATTCCGGCTTCAACCGGCTGAACCTGTGGCTGGACCAGTTCTGGAACTGA
- the purE gene encoding 5-(carboxyamino)imidazole ribonucleotide mutase, with translation MQDERPPVAIIMGSQSDWETMKNAADTLDALGVSYEARIVSAHRTPDRMVAFSKGARDEGFQVIIAGAGGAAHLPGMVASMTALPVFGVPVQSKTMSGLDSLYSIVQMPAGIPVGTLAIGRAGAVNAALLAARVLALQDADLADRLDDWTDNQTAAVADYPTDEAP, from the coding sequence ATGCAGGATGAAAGACCGCCCGTCGCCATCATCATGGGAAGCCAGTCCGACTGGGAAACCATGAAGAACGCTGCCGATACCCTGGACGCACTTGGCGTCAGTTACGAGGCGCGCATCGTCTCGGCCCATCGTACCCCCGACCGCATGGTCGCCTTTTCCAAGGGCGCGCGCGACGAGGGCTTCCAAGTGATCATCGCCGGAGCCGGCGGCGCCGCCCACCTGCCTGGTATGGTCGCCTCGATGACGGCGCTTCCGGTTTTCGGCGTGCCGGTCCAATCGAAAACCATGTCCGGCCTCGACAGTCTCTATTCCATCGTGCAGATGCCAGCCGGTATTCCGGTCGGAACGCTCGCCATCGGCCGGGCGGGCGCTGTCAATGCCGCCCTGCTCGCAGCAAGAGTTCTGGCGTTGCAGGATGCCGATCTCGCCGACCGGCTGGATGACTGGACAGACAATCAGACTGCCGCCGTTGCCGACTATCCCACCGACGAAGCTCCCTGA
- a CDS encoding YdcH family protein has protein sequence MTIQAHIESLAKKHGVLEEKLHAALSSPSTDDKEILELKRLKLRLKDEMERLKSTRH, from the coding sequence ATGACCATTCAGGCTCATATTGAATCGCTTGCCAAGAAGCATGGAGTTTTGGAGGAGAAACTACATGCCGCCCTTTCCTCTCCCTCGACCGACGACAAGGAAATTCTGGAACTCAAGCGCCTCAAATTGCGCCTCAAGGATGAAATGGAGCGCCTGAAGTCGACACGACATTAG
- a CDS encoding YdcH family protein — MPDQDDADTRLRLARLRQEHEDYDAAINAMVQVGCDALRIQRMKKKKLAIKDRLTKLEDQLIPDIIA, encoded by the coding sequence ATGCCGGATCAGGACGACGCGGATACAAGGCTTCGACTCGCACGCCTTCGTCAGGAACACGAAGATTATGATGCTGCGATCAACGCCATGGTTCAGGTCGGCTGCGATGCCTTGCGGATCCAGCGGATGAAGAAGAAAAAGCTTGCCATCAAGGACAGGCTGACCAAACTGGAAGATCAGCTCATTCCCGATATCATTGCCTGA
- a CDS encoding sulfite exporter TauE/SafE family protein, with amino-acid sequence MLPDLSFLLAAIPAVVLVGLSKGGLGGAFSLLGVPILALAVPPMTAAAIFLPILLVMDLVALHAWRHHGDWRTFFLLLPGAIAGIAFGWATSALIPADAMRLVLGAITVVFAGRYFLRRLRGEGHDARPAKPQRAVAATGWGTLAGYGSFVAHAGGPPFEIYALPLKLDPKTYTGTSVRFFACLNTIKVIPYIALGQLDFSNFTLSLSLLPVALLSTMAGAMVVRRMKAQTFYPLIYAMTLIAGLKLFWDGLFFL; translated from the coding sequence ATGCTGCCAGATCTCTCATTCCTGCTTGCCGCCATTCCCGCCGTCGTATTGGTCGGCCTGTCCAAGGGCGGTCTGGGCGGCGCCTTCAGTCTGCTCGGCGTACCGATCCTGGCGCTCGCCGTACCGCCGATGACGGCTGCGGCGATTTTCCTGCCGATCCTGCTGGTCATGGATCTGGTCGCGCTGCACGCCTGGCGCCACCATGGCGACTGGCGCACGTTTTTCCTGCTTCTGCCCGGCGCCATCGCCGGGATCGCCTTTGGTTGGGCCACATCGGCGCTGATCCCGGCTGACGCCATGCGGCTCGTGCTCGGGGCCATTACGGTGGTGTTTGCCGGGCGCTATTTCCTGCGCCGCTTGCGCGGCGAAGGCCATGATGCAAGACCGGCAAAACCACAGCGCGCGGTGGCTGCAACGGGTTGGGGCACGCTGGCCGGTTATGGCAGCTTTGTCGCGCATGCGGGCGGTCCGCCGTTTGAAATCTATGCCCTGCCGTTAAAGCTCGATCCAAAGACCTATACCGGTACCAGCGTGCGGTTTTTTGCCTGCCTCAACACCATCAAGGTCATTCCCTATATCGCGCTCGGCCAGCTGGATTTCAGCAATTTCACCCTATCGCTCAGCCTGCTGCCGGTGGCGCTGCTGTCCACCATGGCCGGTGCCATGGTGGTGCGTCGGATGAAAGCGCAGACCTTCTATCCGCTGATCTATGCCATGACGCTGATTGCCGGGCTGAAACTGTTTTGGGACGGTTTGTTTTTCCTGTAA